One part of the Candidatus Paceibacterota bacterium genome encodes these proteins:
- a CDS encoding reverse transcriptase domain-containing protein, with protein MTSHTENNMIVDTELGVATGSTNTPHLQSSQPLPLNSESTPTSSFGRYAELPPTRAMKTFCKNLVSKYTRLQSRLLQYTDMKDGADIDNGIITNPDKLKKIKKLYQFRLVDIPRLRKTTLAAMESTIAYHVVNGLGRDVQEELDQAKDTLAAAPNKLKAELEGCAQSAMSGSLLSEEDKRNLYEEWWKHQITYNVRQLEQFLIKCKAGATSAVSDLLDWLINELKSIFNNSFDLSVGSRPAKGKGHDPREPEPSQKKGPSQRRRQKRRQKKNKREGIREEQGEGQSSGPRSQTSISKQKVFVNVHSDKNIVIPNIVFRTLNLGANFQLASVPSQTSIWRHWENTKGQIQARATRYYQEKQGQTNQKINSSLINVIDAVNDRRIYNLNYINKALQNKGLRKAANINSTLQVVYDFLVKNDLYVILADKNLGLTIVDKEWYHIHMRKYFDNTDAFQICSEWFDGNPSGEPRLGRTTYMPHLTVAENTLRNCVKRYNKTEGFVYNFMEKYFDWKNHVVPQAYGLIKLHKEPRKLRYITPVVNWINVPVAKMIVEFLQPYLLDVPWVLQSSMQLVPELESISNRTIWIGSWDVSDMYNQIDQDESLWVLKMLAMEKGWWTSANEAKWNFYLDLLDWVYSTSYVSYNNEVYKQAKGLPMGSPLSPVIANLFMASIEYILFEAFKAKCITFDYVRYFRYLDDIIMIQEFEVAEDPEILKDFHPAEILATEFLSQISMFATDSNLNFENAGRAIELGDSIEYLDLKISIARKYNNSDVQCLKVSVFDKPTNLHIYTDPSTFYPIHYVYNWIQGENIRYIRNSSDARSYHKSLKLFKQFLFRRKYLETKVDRFLALNTFEDRDELLRGLKPHQTRKGKGKTTKKNTYIMIENSGARDIITRAVKTIDNVASTTEDFGLRLIPTVRRGKSILTVMNKTRKN; from the coding sequence TAATGGGATTATCACTAATCCCGATAAGCTTAAGAAAATTAAGAAACTCTATCAGTTTCGGTTGGTGGACATTCCGCGTTTAAGAAAAACAACGCTCGCTGCTATGGAGTCCACCATAGCTTATCATGTTGTCAATGGCCTTGGAAGAGATGTTCAAGAAGAACTTGACCAAGCCAAAGACACTTTGGCAGCTGCTCCTAACAAATTGAAAGCCGAACTTGAAGGCTGCGCACAGTCTGCAATGTCGGGGTCTCTCCTCTCTGAAGAGGATAAACGTAACTTATATGAGGAGTGGTGGAAGCATCAGATTACCTATAACGTGCGCCAGCTCGAACAATTCCTGATCAAATGCAAAGCTGGGGCTACCAGTGCTGTAAGTGATCTTCTTGACTGGCTGATAAATGAGTTAAAATCCATTTTTAACAATTCATTTGATTTATCTGTAGGCTCCCGTCCAGCAAAAGGTAAAGGACACGACCCACGTGAACCTGAACCCTCGCAAAAGAAAGGACCCTCCCAAAGGCGTCGCCAAAAACGTCGTCAAAAGAAGAACAAACGGGAAGGGATCCGGGAAGAACAAGGGGAAGGGCAAAGTTCGGGGCCACGGTCCCAAACGTCAATCTCCAAACAAAAGGTATTTGTGAATGTTCATTCTGACAAGAATATTGTCATTCCCAATATTGTATTTCGTACTTTAAATTTGGGTGCTAATTTCCAACTCGCTTCTGTACCTTCTCAGACGTCCATCTGGCGCCACTGGGAAAACACAAAAGGGCAAATTCAAGCCCGGGCGACGAGGTACTACCAAGAAAAACAAGGGCAAACAAACCAAAAAATAAATAGTTCCCTTATTAATGTAATTGATGCTGTCAATGACCGTCGCATTTATAATTTAAATTATATTAATAAAGCACTCCAAAATAAAGGCCTTCGTAAGGCTGCAAACATAAATTCTACCTTACAAGTTGTGTATGATTTTCTCGTGAAAAATGATTTGTATGTCATTCTCGCTGATAAAAATTTAGGTTTAACCATTGTTGATAAAGAATGGTACCACATACACATGCGAAAATACTTTGATAACACAGATGCTTTCCAAATCTGTTCGGAATGGTTCGATGGGAATCCTTCGGGTGAACCTCGGCTAGGTCGAACTACCTACATGCCTCACTTGACTGTAGCGGAAAATACCCTTAGAAACTGTGTAAAAAGATATAACAAAACCGAAGGTTTTGTCTATAACTTTATGGAAAAATATTTTGATTGGAAAAACCATGTCGTCCCGCAAGCTTATGGCCTTATTAAATTACATAAAGAGCCAAGAAAGTTACGTTATATCACCCCAGTTGTAAACTGGATTAACGTTCCTGTTGCGAAAATGATAGTTGAGTTTCTACAACCTTATCTTTTGGACGTACCCTGGGTTCTACAATCTAGCATGCAACTCGTTCCGGAGCTTGAGTCTATCTCTAACCGGACGATTTGGATCGGTTCTTGGGATGTATCAGATATGTACAACCAGATCGATCAAGACGAATCCCTTTGGGTTCTGAAAATGCTTGCTATGGAGAAAGGTTGGTGGACATCCGCTAATGAAGCTAAATGGAATTTCTATTTAGATTTATTAGACTGGGTGTACTCTACAAGCTACGTTAGTTATAATAACGAAGTTTACAAACAAGCCAAAGGCCTCCCCATGGGCTCACCTCTCTCTCCCGTAATCGCAAATTTATTTATGGCCAGTATCGAATATATTTTATTTGAAGCCTTTAAAGCAAAATGCATTACTTTCGATTACGTAAGATACTTTCGTTACCTAGATGATATAATAATGATTCAAGAATTTGAAGTAGCGGAAGATCCTGAAATTCTAAAGGACTTTCACCCAGCCGAAATTTTAGCAACAGAATTTTTGAGTCAAATCTCGATGTTTGCTACAGATTCCAATTTAAATTTCGAGAATGCTGGTCGTGCCATAGAATTAGGAGACTCTATCGAATATTTGGACCTTAAAATCTCAATAGCTCGCAAATATAATAATTCAGATGTACAATGTTTAAAGGTTTCGGTATTTGATAAACCCACAAACTTGCACATCTACACCGATCCTTCGACGTTTTATCCTATACATTACGTCTACAATTGGATCCAGGGTGAAAATATTCGATATATTCGCAACTCGTCAGATGCTAGATCTTACCACAAGAGCTTGAAATTGTTTAAACAATTCCTCTTCCGTCGTAAATATCTAGAAACAAAAGTTGATCGCTTCTTAGCGTTAAACACATTCGAGGATCGCGATGAGCTTCTCCGTGGTCTTAAACCACATCAAACCAGAAAAGGTAAAGGTAAAACTACCAAAAAGAATACTTATATTATGATCGAGAACTCCGGTGCTCGAGACATTATCACGAGAGCTGTTAAAACAATTGATAATGTCGCATCTACTACCGAGGACTTTGGGTTGAGACTAATACCCACCGTTCGCCGCGGTAAAAGTATTCTAACAGTTATGAATAAAACACGCAAAAATTAA